GGACTCACCAAGCGATACGGCTCCGTGCTCGCCTTGAACGACGTCGGGTTCGAAGTCGAACCCGGCCAGACGGTCGGCTTTCTCGGGCCGAACGGCGCGGGCAAGACCACCACGATGCGCGCCATCATGCGGTTGCTGACATTGGACGCCGGGCGCGTCACCTGGCAGGGGCAGGCCGTCGACCGAGCCGTCTGTCGCAGGTTCGGGTACATGCCGGCCGAACGCGGCATGTACCAGCGCATGCGGGTACGAGACCATCTCGTCTACTACGCGCGGCTGTCCGGGCGGAGCAAGTCCGCGGCGGGGCAGTCCGCGGACGAGTGGCTGGACCGGCTCGATCTGACCGAGCGCGCCGACGACGCGGTGCAACAGCTGTCCAGCGGCAACCAGCAGCGGGTCCAACTGGCGCTCGCTCTCCTCGACGAACCGGAGTTGCTGATCCTCGACGAACCGTTCTCCGGCCTCGACCCGCTCGCGACCGAGCGGCTGGTCGCCGTATTGCGGTCGCAGGTCCAGCGAGGCGCGGCACTGCTGCTCAGCAGCCACCAACTGGACCTCGTCGCCGACGTGTGCAGCACCGTGATCATCGTGGATCGTGGCCAGGTCGTGCTGCGCGGCGACGTCGCCGACCTGCGGGCCCGCAGTGCTGCGCGCTACGTGGATGTCGAGTTCGCCGAGCCCACCCGATGGCAGGCGGCGGGGGCGGTGGCGATCGACGACGGCCGGCGCTACCGCCTCGAGGTCGGCCAGGATGCCGACCCGGGAGATCTCATCGCCGCCGCGGGCAGCCACGGCCGCCTGGTGTCGTTCACCTTTGCGCCTCCGAGCCTGTCCGACGTGTTCCTCCGCGCGGTCGGCCGAGCCGCACTTGAGGACGACGAGCCGGTCGGGACTGCCTCGTGAGGGCCGACGCCGCGGCGCCGGCGGTCCGCCTGATCGTCGATCGCGAAGTTCGCGAGCGCCTGCGCGCCAAGTCTTTCATCGTGGTGACCCTGCTCCTTCTGGTAGCGATCCTGGCCGGCGGGGTGATCGCCCGGCTCGTCGGAGGTAACGACCCCAAGCCGGTCCGCATCG
This portion of the Actinomycetota bacterium genome encodes:
- a CDS encoding ATP-binding cassette domain-containing protein, whose product is MLFVEGLTKRYGSVLALNDVGFEVEPGQTVGFLGPNGAGKTTTMRAIMRLLTLDAGRVTWQGQAVDRAVCRRFGYMPAERGMYQRMRVRDHLVYYARLSGRSKSAAGQSADEWLDRLDLTERADDAVQQLSSGNQQRVQLALALLDEPELLILDEPFSGLDPLATERLVAVLRSQVQRGAALLLSSHQLDLVADVCSTVIIVDRGQVVLRGDVADLRARSAARYVDVEFAEPTRWQAAGAVAIDDGRRYRLEVGQDADPGDLIAAAGSHGRLVSFTFAPPSLSDVFLRAVGRAALEDDEPVGTAS